In Rhodamnia argentea isolate NSW1041297 chromosome 1, ASM2092103v1, whole genome shotgun sequence, the genomic window TGGCACATAACCGATCTCTTTTATCTGAAGAATTAGATAGTCCAAAactgaaaaaatcaaatcagcCTCACAATGAGTCCAGTCTCTAGCAACAAACACATGAACCTCATCATTGACTTCTATCCAACTTGTTCCTGGTTCTTTTACGACTCCAGTCTCGTCCATTCTCTGCCTCACCTTCTTTACATCAAACCACTTTCCTTTTGATGCAAAAATATTTGAGAGTAGTGTATAAGATCCACTATCCATCGGGTCCAAAGAGATTGCCATCTCTGCAGCATACTTTCCTAGTTCACTGTCACCAGCATTCCTGCATGCACTGAGCAAGCTCCTCCATACCAGTGCCATCGGTTGAATTGGCATTGTCTCAATGAAATCCACAGCATCCTTTAGTCTCCCAGCTCGGCCCAAAAGGGAGACCATGCAGGCATAATGTTCGGTCTCCGGTTCAATTCCAAGCCCACTCATCGAGTTATAATGCCGCAATCCATCTTCCACAAGCCCCGCATGGCTGCATGCAGAGAGGATGCCCACATATGTGATGTAATTTGGTTTCACTCCTGCAATTATCATTTCGTCAAATATCTGGAGAGCAGCCTGTGCTTCTCCATGTTGTGCATATGTTGTGATCATGGAGTTCCAACATACAACATCTTCACAAATAGCAAGGTCAAACGCTTTCCTGGCCTCCTGAATACTTCCACATTTAGCATACATATCCACAACAGCATTCGCGACAAATGGGTCAAAATTCAAACCACGCTTTATAATCTGGCTATGGAACTGTTGACCATGTTGGAGACTCGCTAAATTGCTTGCTGCTGGGATAAGGGAAGCGAACGTGAATTCATTGGGTTGTTGTTCGGATAACTGTAATTCCAAGAACAATTTGAAGGTCTCCTCATTTTCCATTTGCTGACTATATCCAAAGAACATTGCATTCCAAACTACACTATCTCTATCGCTCATCTCTTCAAATACTAGCCTCGCATCTCGGACTAAAGAACACTTGGAATAAACATCGATCAGTGAACTCCCTGCAAATAAGTCCATAGAAATTCCAGATTTACTTAAGAGGCCATGAACTTGCTTGCTCAATTCCAAGGTGAATAAAGCAGTCGATAATCCAAGGATGCTGACAAATGTCAATGGACTTGGGGAGAACGACGCAAGCCTCATACTATGGAAGAGATCTAATGCTTCCTCCAGTTTCTCTAATCTTGAGTAACCTTCAATCATAGCATTATAGGAGACAACATTTTTCCCATCCATAACATCGAAAAGTTCCCTAGCATCCGCTAAGTcattgcattttgcatacaTATCGATCAAGCCATTTTTTACGAAATCATCAAACTCTAAATTGGCCTTGATAGTGTAAGCATGAACTTGCTTTCCCTGTATTAAGGCCTCGAGCGAGCCACATGATGTGAGAACACTGGTGCAAGCAAATGCATCGGGATTCCAACCCAATCCAGTCATCTCTGCAAAAAGCTTCAATGCTTCTTTATCATACGCATTCTGCATGTACCCAGAAATCATCGTGGTCCAAGAGACCATATTTCGAACTTCCATATGGTCAAATAACCTCCGAGCTGCTTGTGCCATGCGAGATTTCGAATAACAATCGATCAGCACATTAACCACTGAAATGTCCATCTCTGCTTCTCGCCTTAGTATGTGAGCATGAATTTGCTTGCCACCTTCAACAAACTCAAGTGCTGAGCAAGCACTTAAAACACTGGAAATCACATATTTGTCAGGAAGCAGGCCAGCATCTATCATCTGGCTAAACAACTGCAGAGAGACTTCACTTCTCCCACATTTCACGTGCCCACTTATGATCGCAGTCCAAGTAACATCAGTCTTATCCAATAAACTATCAAAAACTGATCTCGCCCCATCTATATCACCATTATTCGCATACAAAAAAACCAGGGAAGTGCCAACATAGACATCCTGACCGAGACCGGCCTTAACAACGAAACCATGCACCTGAGCTCCTTCATCAAGGCCACCCGACTGCGCACAACCTCGGATCAGACTGGCCAAGATATACTCATTCGGCCTCTCCACAGAGCTTCTCTGAAATTCCACAAAGCTCATCAGTGCTTCACTGCAATAACTATGCCGGGCGTACATCGAAATCAGCGAAGACCAAGTGATCAGGTTCCTCTCAGGGATATCATCAAACACCCCTCTTGCATCACGTAAACCACCAGACTTGGAGTAAGAGTGTAGCAGAACGTTGGCAAGAAACACATCGTACTGAAATCCCCAGTCGACGATTTGGCGGTGGAGCTTCTTGTGGTGACGAATGGGGTTGACGGAGTCGGAGGCGGGCAACTGCAGGAGCTTGGCGAATTCACGCCTCTTGACCCGCGAACTGGGAAGCGGACGAAACGGGGTCTCCGACGGGAAGGTGGAGAAAGTGAAGGACGGTCTCATGGCTTTGGAAATCCTGCGACATTGTCTTGCGAGGAGTGCTCGAGCGACCATAGTAGTTCGTCATCATAGGGGATGCATCTCGAAGGGTCGTTGTTCCGTTAACGGTCCTGAAACGGAGGAGGGCGCTAACAAGtgtaaaaatccaatttttacaatttttggaaatttaccATCTTATATGAAAATCAAGGCCAAATGTCGAAAAAGGGCACAACCTTTACCTTGGAACAATTTTGCCAATATTTTCCAAAtgtttaaaaagaaagagaaaataccataaaaaaaaaaccttcagcTGTAcacatatttatcctaaatttttttttaacattaaaaCTCTAAATTTATACTAGTACGACACATTTATTCTCCActaaaatttcattaaaaatgtTTACAAAAAATCTGACATGGCTCCACCTCAATACCACGCAAGCGCCATGTCAATAAAAGGTTAAAACAAAagtcaaaaactaaaaaaaaaattaaaatttactaTTCATCGTCCTCAACCTAGAGGTCGCTCAGCCAAAACACGTCTGATGCTCGCCGTCGCTGTCCACCGGCACTTAAACCTTCCGGCAGCGTTCGTCGACCCTGCTTGACCACTCTTCAGATCTGGCCACGGTGGCCACGAGCTTCGAGCTCGGATCTCGCTTCGAAGTTCGCAGTCGCCATGGCCGCTCAAGCTCGAAGCTTGGCCCAAGGGTTTGTGAATTTCATCTCTTTTGCGAGGGAACGGATTTGTGGATTTCGTCTCTTCGCGAGGAGCAGGCAATGGCAGTGGtagaggtggaggtggtggttacACGCTCCCATGAGGGGCATATAGTGAGGGTCGTGTTGGGGAGCTGCAAGCTTAGGAACCTAAATCGGACCTCGAAGCTTGCGATTGCCATGCCCAGATCTGGTGGATGCGATCAAGCGAGGGTGAACGCCGCCGAAGGTTTAGGCACGAGATCATCTATGCCTTCGGGGACGGGCTGGTGCTCaagaacaagagcaagaacaacCACAAGACCTAACGCCCGAAGCTGAACCGAGCCAGGACTTGACTAAAACCCAGAACGAATGCTAATCGAACACGAGCCGATCCACAAACAACGACGACGCAAACCAACGGGGACTCGCAAAAGCACAAaacaaacctaaaaaaaaagagaaagcaacgACCGATCGCGAACGCCGGAGGACCTCGccaggttgaagacgatgaacagtgacttcaaattttccttttctttttccttttcgttttcatgtttttctcatGTGGTGCTTTCATGGCGCCATATCACCGTCAGGTCGAATTCACGTTAACTTTTTAACTATCAATTTTAATAGAATCCTAACGGATTTTAAATGTGTCACGTAAATATAAGTTTAGACTttttgatatcacaaaaaaaaatttacggtaaatatgtcacgggagatataatttgagaatttgacgtcacaaaaaaaaatttaaagtaaatgtgtcatagtggGCATTGTTCAAGGTTTTTGATAGTATTTTCcctaaaagaaaaggcaaaaacttAAACTTATGAAATAACTTCGGCCTGAACTTTCGAATGTCCGCAAAAAGTCATGTAATTATACTCCTCATGTATCGAAATATTTTCCGCGACAAAATGTTTTTCGCCCAAAGTCGTTCTTcgacttttaatgaaatggaaACAGGTCACGTGGCAACTCCGAACAGGAAATAACCGGACAAACAAGGAAACCAACAACTCGAACTTCAATAAGATTGTACAGTTACAAACCAAGCAGAAATTTAATCACCAACAAGGGCCGGAACATACAAACTTAATAGCACAACTAACGTAAACAGATTGTgccagaatttaatcgacgacgaaGCATGAAAACGTTAAGATATTACACGAAATTTAATCAATGACGCAACACCATGATAAAGATACACTCGAAAATTTAACGATAACGCAAATCTAGAATCTACAGCTAAAAAATAAGCCTCAATTTAATCAACGATGCAAGTCTAGGAAAATAAAAGTACAATGCAGGAAAGATAGATActaaaagataataaatttgTGTGATTTGTGCAGGGGGTCCGAAGAGTACGATGTGACTATTTAAGTCTACAATAGACGGTTATCAACGGAAGTTCTAAAGAGAGGTTACAAATAGAAGTTACAAAGGAAATTTACCAATAAAGGTTACAAACAATTATTGACTATTTATTCGACTCCACTATCCAGCTTTCTCAACTTTGCTAGGTTAACGGTTGCTTCATTTCACTTCGTTGACAGTTACCTTTTTTATGGTTGCATCCAAGATTGTTGACTCCACTTTACCGATTCATCAAGTTATCGATAATTCTATTtataaataatcaaattatactATCATCGATTAATTCCATCACTTGTTCATAATGACCAAATATTAGTTATTTTTATGGTGCAAACAAATTATCAACATTCTTTTAAATTAGataatcaaaattcatcgtgTGCCCACTTGTCATCGGcaaaataaatttcttcttgCCGAATTTTATCTTGGCCAAATTCATCATAAGGCAGGTTTTGTCCTATATGTCATACTCTAAGTAATTGCTCATATTTAGACACTACAATTGTCAATTGGAGCAAATCGGCAAAACTTTtgctttcttatttttctctaaGATTGCATTTCAATTTACTAAAAGTGAAAGCAAGGCATCTATTTCTAACCCTCTTGAATAGAGCAACAAACTGATCGACCTATTACGGCCGGATGAGAAATTGATACTTCATATCTCATTCTATAAAATTTAGAATAGAATTGTCTTTCCATATCGGTTCGAGAATGAATTAAATTAGGAGGTAAATTCGTATACAAAGGAAAAACAGTTTTCGATAGAGATAAATGGAACAATCTAAGTCTCGAGAATTAATTTATTCCTACATGAGCACATTGGACAATAAATCGACCAATATGTTCAATGGTCAACTGGCCATCTTCGGTgaaaatagtgaagtcaagatttttgaattttcttgggTAAAATACGAGATCGGCCCAATAAGGATGTGgtgtgacagtccgattttcctgtcatttcgaGATCCTTGACCGTAAGATATCCGTTGAAGTATTTAAGTTATATCTCGCTCGGATCCGATCAAtcgcgagttaactaaccgaagggaaAAGGCTAACGTGTGACGAGATACATGGACCTAAGAAATTCTTTTCGAAaacggcattttgaccataagggtcgttgagggaatatttagagctgaGGCTGATCCGAGAACGATTAAGGAattcattgctagtgttatGCGATTGTGACGCGGGTGATGCCgcataaccaacgtatgatttgcgaatttccctaaatcgatttatgacGATCGCGGCCATCGGGGCTAGTAATAGACCCTTACGATTTtatgacaaccaagatagccgtgatttgaattttcctaaatgtgatgagaatcacagagtcaatacgcgtaatgttcgcaaaagccgcccgttagtttgagataaattgaaattacggacgacgggtgtgaaaagacgattttgcccctggagcttcgaccctatttttattaattggaAAATGGAATTCTTGtcatttatttattccttttatatcagctgaaaattagaggggcaaaattggaagaagattgtgatattatgtgtataATGACAAGTGTCATTAATCCATGGAGCTCAATCAATGAGCTTGACACCTAAGGGGATTTGGATGAGAAtaagccatcttcttcttccactttcTGGTTATTCACGTGCAAGAGCAGATcagcaccaccatcacctccatgttctccttccttcactccctcacCCACAGGAACAGTCTACCCGACCAGTTCTGATCGCCAACTTCCCGGCTGTCCAATCTTTCAAccgtcgacaaccagccagtgaACCACCTACCACTGCGAAGATTAGCCTGTTGTCGAACTTTTCCAAGTGGAATTGCACCGTTTGAACCACTGTGGAATTTAGGGCGGCCAATCTCCCGCGAGTCGACGGAAACTGATTTAACTGGAGGTAGGCTGCTGTtggtattttattggaccaccaaacggacgaattttgagctcaaattttggtgacgtttagtagacatgtataTGATATTGCTATAAATTTTTGGGCGAAAAAGAATGatatcttgaccttgaaccactgttgtgttcaaaggagcagaaactgTCCAATGGCGGATCAGAAGGAATTAGCACCAAACGAGGACCAACTGGTGtcgccttgagccaaaattttcggtgaggtcccttaatacatagaacttggtgttagcaaggatattgatggataaattgaaggataAGGTTGAGTTATGGATTATTTGAGctggattgaaacagaacagGGGGTACCCTGTTTCGGTTCTGTTCTTACTGAATTAGAGGGGGGCTGTTGGTGATGGAATTGAGGtgtaatttgatccttgaggcaTGTTGGGAtgtggagtgatatgttgaggaagtgtatgatcgaTGACTTGGCGTTTAGgcgaaggaatattgatgaattgattgatttcctCTAGGTTGCTTGCTGCCCTGTTCTGAAATTGTGGGAGCCGAGGTGTTTAAGGGctaggaaagaagtgttttgctgattaagcttaaggtaagaaagttcttataccTTTGCTAGAAcgattgggttcaattgggtgaatacgatgaggagtgtgcaaattttggtgagttacgGTAATGTTGTTTGATATACGATTTTATTGTGCCGattgcttaaagactcattgaatagctttgatatgtattgattgcctcttgcttgttgaaaatttatgttctcgcatGCCTTTTATCGTCGGCTCTATGTGTGAGCCGTATTTGAACTCgaagtcatgattatgatgaattgctGGCATGCTTGAGAAATTGTGGTACCCTGATGCGTAAAGACGCGGGGTGGGTGTTACCCCGATGCGTAAAGACGCGGGGTGGAAATGGCCAACGTCCCGATGCGTAAGTGACGCGGGACGGGAATTATGATGTATCGGTACAGGCTCGAGATGATTTGAAATCCGGAGGCGTTTTAAGTGGATTTTATCGATGAGACGGTCTGATGCGTAAGTACGCGGACCTAGCCTGAGGCGTTTCACACGCGGGCTTGAATCGAATAAAtgtggaaagaaaggaaggcgtgGCTTGGTTTGGTTATGTGCATCGTCTTAAGTAAATGACGAGATAAATTGCTACGATTGAATAATTGGTACTTATTGTTATACATGTGCTTTGTATGGCTGTTGTGAGCATCACGTTACTATGcatattgagcttatgttgtttttacctgaatgaactgtcggtctaacctagggataggacttgccttaccgagatataaatctcaccccgtcgtgggaccatTTTTTTTCGGATTCTAGAAGTTGAAGATGTTGCTCGTCCGATTGGGTGAACCCCAAGAAATGACTAGGAATATTGATGAGTTTCCCGAAGGAGGGGATGTAGTATATATTAGAAGGACGATCGTAGTTGGGTAGATGAGCCCGAAGCATCTTATAAGCCTCATAGGTTCGAGGCATGGTTCCGTAGAGTAAACGGGGTCGTATCTGAACAATTAAAGCCCCAAGATGTGCCAGAAGGGGTTGTGCCTTCTTAGTGCCACCCTACCAGGGATGAAATAGAAGTTGAAGCGTCCCCGGCAGGTTCAAATAGTATACCCGAAGAAGAATCGGTGGGAGAGGAAAATATAGAAGTAATAGAGATTCCAGATTCGGAGGATGACGAGATGGACGAGGATTCAATTGAAGTGCAATCGGAGTCTTTCTCCGAGTATGATCCTAACGAAGACGCGAGTCAAGCCGAGGACACTAGTAGTTCCTAGAGTCTCCGCTGTTGGTCGACCGTGACGCTACTTTTGTGGAGACGGTGTTAGGTTATGGCTTGGTGGTTTCGTTTTTGATTTGCCGTTTTGTCCCCTTGACCTCGGtggtgtatttttttattttattttgtggtgTCGTTTGTACGACCCTGCATGTATTTATTTGTTTGCATTTTCTTGTATGgataaagtcttttagtttccccGTATCTCATTAAGTGGATGCAGTGAGACGATGGACTGAAGTTGGGTTTATCTTCTTTCACTTCTCGCTTACgagtttcatttcattcgctACACATGATGAGCATCCTGGGATAGTACTTACGGCGTGTTATGGATGTACGTGCTCGTAAGGGAGGCGGGGCGTTACATCCTAgttaagtggtatcagagcaaggtcagctcaaTCCAATGAGATTGAgatttggagtgataaggagtgatgacttgaggacaATTAGATAGTGAGACCTTTTGGATTAAGCATTAATCGCTGAATCTTGatgattataggcttgaacttgagTGGTATTCTAATGATCCTAGTGTCGACTTTAATGGGTGATCTTGAGTGATGTTGTGATTGAGGTTTAAGTGGAAGCAAGCGGGAGTTAAAGAGACATAAGCATGGATTTGAGGTAGTAATTGTGCTTGAGTTTAATAGAGAATTGCTTATGAATGAGCGGTCAATTAGACTACATGATTTTGACTGTGGTTAGTCAATGACCCAACTTGAGGAATAGGAGCTATAAAGAGACGACTGGTATTAGTAACTTCGGACTTGAATTGCGTTATATCATGATGACTTTAGTTATCGGTTGTTATTGACAACCTGGGATGATATGAGATGAGATGTATACAAGGAAGCGGACAAGGACTATAGGGATTAAAGGCCGGTTGTGATCGAACGTATATGGATTCGACTCGAATAGCAACTAGACTTGAGGTATATGCTGGAATATAGGTAATTAATCTATGAGATGTGAcggtcattggtggaattagagatcttctGTGGATAAGAGTTGATCGGGAAACGATGGTGGTATGACAAGTggtgaggagaaaaaaaaaaaacatgctatgCATGTGTTTGTGGATATGAAATAACAGTTGATGAGGGTGTCTACATGAGCTTATCACTTTCGGACTTAATAAACTATCGCTTGGTATAGGACGAGTTGATGGGATACCTAAAAACCGTgatgaagcatggtatgggacgtGTGGAACGGGGCTtcctccgtagatgtatgacttgggacaacccgCAATGACCCGGtctgatgagggcggggagtgatcgccgggaccgagaggtccggacaaggagcggctcccgacgggcttctaagatattaaggaggcgggaatgacccaagttataaattgaaagggaaagccTAGGTATCAGGTTGAGTCCGATTGTGGTGAAGAGATGTATGACACGGGATTAATTCGCA contains:
- the LOC115745244 gene encoding pentatricopeptide repeat-containing protein At4g39530-like, producing the protein MVARALLARQCRRISKAMRPSFTFSTFPSETPFRPLPSSRVKRREFAKLLQLPASDSVNPIRHHKKLHRQIVDWGFQYDVFLANVLLHSYSKSGGLRDARGVFDDIPERNLITWSSLISMYARHSYCSEALMSFVEFQRSSVERPNEYILASLIRGCAQSGGLDEGAQVHGFVVKAGLGQDVYVGTSLVFLYANNGDIDGARSVFDSLLDKTDVTWTAIISGHVKCGRSEVSLQLFSQMIDAGLLPDKYVISSVLSACSALEFVEGGKQIHAHILRREAEMDISVVNVLIDCYSKSRMAQAARRLFDHMEVRNMVSWTTMISGYMQNAYDKEALKLFAEMTGLGWNPDAFACTSVLTSCGSLEALIQGKQVHAYTIKANLEFDDFVKNGLIDMYAKCNDLADARELFDVMDGKNVVSYNAMIEGYSRLEKLEEALDLFHSMRLASFSPSPLTFVSILGLSTALFTLELSKQVHGLLSKSGISMDLFAGSSLIDVYSKCSLVRDARLVFEEMSDRDSVVWNAMFFGYSQQMENEETFKLFLELQLSEQQPNEFTFASLIPAASNLASLQHGQQFHSQIIKRGLNFDPFVANAVVDMYAKCGSIQEARKAFDLAICEDVVCWNSMITTYAQHGEAQAALQIFDEMIIAGVKPNYITYVGILSACSHAGLVEDGLRHYNSMSGLGIEPETEHYACMVSLLGRAGRLKDAVDFIETMPIQPMALVWRSLLSACRNAGDSELGKYAAEMAISLDPMDSGSYTLLSNIFASKGKWFDVKKVRQRMDETGVVKEPGTSWIEVNDEVHVFVARDWTHCEADLIFSVLDYLILQIKEIGYVPNNVAVIIDD